In Eupeodes corollae chromosome 3, idEupCoro1.1, whole genome shotgun sequence, a single genomic region encodes these proteins:
- the LOC129950825 gene encoding uncharacterized protein K02A2.6-like, with amino-acid sequence MGLCTKAEAVLQFKPGVVSYFRQKRQVAFALLPLIDDEINRLEKLGVVKRVDLAQCSAPIVVVQKANGGVRICPDFSIGLNDALEPHQFPLTLTEEICISLQGGKYFSTIDLSDAYLQVKVSEDLQQLLTVNTHQGLLQYQRLPLGVKNGPGTFQQITSTMLTGLKGVVPFIDDIIKAAESIEQHRHILELELQCIQEWGFKLNYEKFRFFQPQVRFLGFVFDSSGRRPDRKRISAIAYMPEPEDTIEVRSFLGMLNFYSQFIANVRISRPIDNLLKKNVKFRLSDECHAAFNKAKEAKEIIVAGDALKDGIGGVMVHRFPDGSK; translated from the coding sequence ATGGGCTTATGCACTAAAGCAGAAGCAGTTTTGCAATTCAAGCCAGGAGTTGTTTCATATTTTCGGCAGAAAAGACAGGTAGCTTTCGCCTTGCTTCCTCTGATTGATGATGAAATTAATCGCCTAGAGAAATTGGGCGTCGTAAAGCGAGTCGATTTAGCACAATGTTCTGCTCCAATTGTTGTTGTGCAAAAGGCAAATGGTGGTGTAAGAATCTGTCCGGATTTTTCTATAGGGCTCAACGATGCGTTGGAGCCACATCAATTTCCACTAACTTTGACGGAAGAAATTTGTATATCGTTGCAGGGAGGTAAGTATTTTTCAACCATTGATCTGTCAGATGCATACTTACAGGTGAAAGTGAGTGAAGATTTACAACAGCTGTTGACAGTCAATACTCACCAAGGTTTGCTGCAGTACCAGAGACTACCTCTGGGAGTAAAGAACGGACCAGGTACGTTTCAACAAATAACAAGCACAATGTTGACTGGATTGAAGGGTGTAGTGCCATTTATTGATGACATCATCAAAGCTGCAGAGTCTATTGAACAACATAGGCATATTCTCGAGCTCGAATTACAGTGCATTCAAGAATGGggatttaaattaaactacgaaaaatttcgatttttccaACCACAGGTGAGGTTTTTGGGGTTTGTGTTTGACAGCAGCGGACGAAGGCCCGACCGAAAGCGTATATCAGCAATTGCATACATGCCGGAGCCTGAGGACACTATAGAGGTACGTTCATTTTTGGGAATGCTCAACTTTTATTCGCAATTCATTGCAAATGTGCGTATTTCACGCCCAATTGATAACCTGCTCAAGAAGAATGTAAAGTTCCGTTTGTCTGATGAATGTCATGCTGCGTTCAACAAAGCTAAAGAAGCAAAGGAAATTATAGTTGCTGGGGATGCATTGAAAGACGGCATTGGTGGAGTTATGGTGCATAGATTTCCAGATGGTTCCAAATAG
- the LOC129949780 gene encoding phospholipase A1-like, translated as MNSIPLVAREGYLKTINLNMKLSLYLIAVLVLAVSPITGETEKWDECGHDLSKPTGLDSLVDLKFLGRVLRSLVPFQKPDVTMHFYLYKRAFPTCGQELRMDDDSLQKSDFNKNHPTRIIIHGWLSQSKASLNRDIKDAYLEIGDFNVIIVDWSIASSTLNYYRVVRLIEDFGQVVADFAKHLHNTLGVDYDSIYLIGHSLGAQIAGSAGKRLKPGQFNTIFALDPAGPAFREKDLECRIDPTDAKYVESIQTSVNLGLLQPVGNATFFPNNGVYQKCLGFGCSHSRAYKFFAESIVSSTGFWGTVCDNETRKWHCPEKGKQYKMGGEPSSPKSGTFYVRTRTKSPYAIGKNLKYVYS; from the exons ATGAACTCGATACCACTTGTTGCACGTGAaggttatttaaaaactataaacttaaacatgaaattaagtttgtatttaattGCAGTTCTAGTGCTCGCTGTATCACCAA TCACAGGTGAAACAGAGAAGTGGGACGAATGTGGTCACGATTTGAGCAAACCAACTGGACTAGATAGTCTCGTTGACTTGAAATTTCTAGGCAGAGTTCTGAGGAGTCTTGTGCCATTTCAGAAACCAGATGTGACAATGCATTTCTATCTGTATAAAAGGGCGTTTCCAACTTGTGGCCAGGAACTACGCATGGATGATGATTCTCTTCAGAAATCGGATTTCAACAAGAATCATCCAACAAG AATCATTATTCATGGTTGGCTGAGTCAAAGTAAGGCATCTCTAAATCGTGACATCAAAGACGCCTACTTAGAAATTGGTGACTTCAATGTGATCATAGTCGACTGGAGTATCGCATCGAGCACCCTCAACTACTACAGAGTCGTGAGATTGATTGAAGATTTCGGTCAAGTCGTTGCTGACTTTGCCAAGCATCTACACAACACACTGGGTGTGGACTATGACAGCATTTATCTGATCGGTCATAGTTTAGGTGCACAAATTGCTGGCAGTGCTGGAAAACGTCTGAAACCGGGACAATTCAACACAATTTTTGCACTCGATCCAGCTGGACCGGCTTTTCGAGAGAAAGACTTGGAGTGTAGAATTGATCCGACCGATGCGAAGTACGTGGAGTCGATTCAGACCAGTGTGAATTTGGGATTGCTTCAGCCTGTGGGTAATGCAACATTCTTCCCCAACAATGGAGTCTACCAGAAGTGCTTGGGTTTTGGATGTTCACACAGTCGAGCTTATAAATTCTTCGCAGAATCAATTGTTAGTTCGACGGGATTTTGGGGAACTGTGTGTGATAATGAGACCAGAAAGTGGCATTGCCCGGAAAAGGGCAAGCAATATAAAATGGGAGGTGAGCCTTCAAGTCCCAAAAGTGGTACATTTTATGTACGAACTCGAACCAAGTCACCATATGCGATagggaaaaatttaaaatacgtttattcttaa